The genomic region CCGTCCTCCATGCCGGCGGCGACGACGGCGAGCTCTTCCTTCGTCAGGCCGAACGTGGACAGGTTGCGCGCCAGCGACAGGCCGATGGCGTAGAGGGTCTTCTGGTCGTCCGTCTGAAGCGTCGGCTCGGCGGCGGTGGCGGTGGCCACGGCGAGCGAGCACGAGACGGCGAGCGCGACGAGGGTTCGCATTACGGGGGACTCCTTCCCGGCTTGAGTGGCGCGGATGTATCCGCGTTCCTGGGTGGGTGCAACCACGGCGCGGCGCATGCATCGCGCCGTGTGCGGCGTCCGGCGAGACGCGTTGCGCGCCTCGCCGCAGCTCAGCGACAGACGATCTTCTTGCCCGTGCGCGTCGCCGTGCACAGCGGGAAGGCGTAGCGGCCGCAGGCGGCGGCGGTGCCCGCCGCCTCGTCGCCGAGCAGCACGGTGACGCTGACCGGCAGATCCGCGCCCGTCACGGGGAAGCTGCCCTTGCCGCGCAGGCGGAGGTCGACGTTGGTGACGCCGGCGCCCACGGCGGGCCGCAGCGTGACGCGCTGGACGCCGTCGCTGCTCGTGCCCGAGGCGTCGACGTAGTCGAGGCGCGCGCCCTTGCCGCGCCAGCGCGCGCCGCCCGGCACGGTGAGCGCGAGCGCCGGCGCCTCCGTGGCGTCGGCGACTTCGATGCGCAGGCCCGCCGTGCCGACGGCGAGGTTCGCCGGCGGCACCGGGATGCCGAAGCGGGCGCGCAGCTTCACGCGGTCGCTGCGGGCGCCGTGCAGGATCGTCAGGCGGGCCGGGGCCCAGAGCTTCTGGTGCGGGATCACGACGGCGCACGACTCGGCGGCACAGCCGGCCGAGCAGCCGTCGCCCGACACGGTGTTGCCGTCGTCGCACTCCTCGTCGGCGTCGAGCGTGCCGTCGCCGCAGCGCGGCTCGCGTTGGCAGGCGGCGTCGCAGCCGTCGCCCGGCGTGGTGTTGCCGTCGTCGCAGGTCTCGCCCGGGTCGACGACGCCGCTGCCGCAGACCTCGGGCGTGCAGACCGGCGAGCAGCCGTCGCCGGCGACGGCGTTGCCGTCGTCGCACTGCTCCTTGCCCTCGATGACGCCGTCGCCGCAGGTCGTCTCGAGCGTGCAGGCGTCGGAGCAGCCGTCGCCCGACGCGGTGTTGCCGTCGTCGCATTCCTCGTCCGCGTCGAGGCTGCCGTTGCCGCAGCTCGTCGGCACGACGTCGAGGCAGCTCTGCGCGCGCGTGAAGTCCTTGATGCGGCTGCCGACGCGATCGCCGAAGAGCAGCTTCACGTTGGCCAGGCCGCCGCTCGGGTTCAGGTGGCAGTAGCTCATGAGGGTGCCGCTCGAGCTCCACACGACCGCGCCGCCGTAGCAGCTGGGCTCCGCGTTGAAGCAGCGGTCGATCGGCGGGTTGTAGCAGTGCGTGTGCGGCGAGCCGAAGTTGTGGCCGAGCTCGTGCACGAACACCATGACGTCCCAGATGTCGTACGGGTCCATGACGTCGAAGCCGCCGAAGACCTGCGAGACGCCGAAGCCGTACGTCGGGTCGCAGACGGCGTCGAGATAGGCGATGCCGCCGGTGACCGGCTTGCCGGAGAGGAAGTGGACGAGGTCGCGGGTGCCGGCGACGGCGCCCATCGCGTGCGCGGGATCGAGCCAGTAGTCCTGCACCTCGTAGAGCGCCTGCTCCGTGTCGCCCGTGGTCCACGGGTCGTTGCCGCTCTCCCAGAGGCGCACGTACGACAGCTGGATGCGCAGCTGCGCGTCGCGCTCGTAGATGACGTTCGCGGCGGCGGTGAGGCTCGCGAGATAGTCCATCGCGAGCTGCGCGTCGCCGAACTTCTCGAAGAACTCGCGGTCGGTCTCGACGGCGACCTGCACGCGCCGGAGCGTGCCCAGCTTGGCCACCGGCGGCGGCGCGGCCTCGAGCTGCCGGCGCAGCGCCGCCAGGGCCGACGGCG from bacterium harbors:
- a CDS encoding DUF4215 domain-containing protein, which encodes MMLASRILLAVAVCAVAAPAHAERLVSAEPAGRGAVSRPGLGAVERLRVDPGALGRLRGRTAAVIDDLPLGRTRRATLDLRRIEPLTPDARLVVMTAGGPRAGTPPDEAYFAGSVRGEPGTYALVVAGRSRVHGFVVSGGDLYAFGPDQAGRHRSWTLSQLDAATWKAPGDFCHLDLHKEAMSAPSALAALRRQLEAAPPPVAKLGTLRRVQVAVETDREFFEKFGDAQLAMDYLASLTAAANVIYERDAQLRIQLSYVRLWESGNDPWTTGDTEQALYEVQDYWLDPAHAMGAVAGTRDLVHFLSGKPVTGGIAYLDAVCDPTYGFGVSQVFGGFDVMDPYDIWDVMVFVHELGHNFGSPHTHCYNPPIDRCFNAEPSCYGGAVVWSSSGTLMSYCHLNPSGGLANVKLLFGDRVGSRIKDFTRAQSCLDVVPTSCGNGSLDADEECDDGNTASGDGCSDACTLETTCGDGVIEGKEQCDDGNAVAGDGCSPVCTPEVCGSGVVDPGETCDDGNTTPGDGCDAACQREPRCGDGTLDADEECDDGNTVSGDGCSAGCAAESCAVVIPHQKLWAPARLTILHGARSDRVKLRARFGIPVPPANLAVGTAGLRIEVADATEAPALALTVPGGARWRGKGARLDYVDASGTSSDGVQRVTLRPAVGAGVTNVDLRLRGKGSFPVTGADLPVSVTVLLGDEAAGTAAACGRYAFPLCTATRTGKKIVCR